GACCGGCCCGCAGTTCATGTCGTACAAGGCGCAGATCATGGAAGAGATGAACGTCAAAGGGACGGCCGCTCCACCGACGGCTCCGCGCTGACACGCCGCCAGACAAGAACAACCGCGCCTCTTTTCATTCGTAGCAACAGCAGGAGACCCGTCTTGGACATTCTCGGCAACCGTAAGAAAATCGGCATCATCGTGCCGAGCACAAACACCATCGTTCAGCCGGAATGCGAGATGCTGAAGCCGCGCGGCGTGACCAATCACGTCGGCCGGTCGACCCTGAAGACCACGACGATTTCGGAAAAAGGCTTCGCCGAGCATCTGCGCGCGATGCAGGCGGGCATGGACGATGCCATCGAGCAGCTCATGACCTGCCGCCCGGACCATCTCATTTTCGGCATCGCCATCGAGGCATTCCAGGGCGGCGTCAAAGGCGCCGAGGAATTCCAAAAGACCCTGGCCGGCAAGGCCGGCGTCAGTGCAACCATCGGCTCGACGGCGGCCGTGGCTGCGCTGAAGTCTTTCGGCGCCAAGAGGATTTCCGTGCTGACGCCGCATCAGCCTTCGGGCGACGAGATCGTGCGGACTTATCTGACTGAGGCAGGCTTTGAAGTCGTCAAGCTCGTCGGCCTCAAATGCGCGAGTCCGTGGGCCATTGCCGAAGTGCCTCCAGAGACCGC
The Rhodoplanes sp. Z2-YC6860 genome window above contains:
- a CDS encoding maleate cis-trans isomerase family protein, with translation MDILGNRKKIGIIVPSTNTIVQPECEMLKPRGVTNHVGRSTLKTTTISEKGFAEHLRAMQAGMDDAIEQLMTCRPDHLIFGIAIEAFQGGVKGAEEFQKTLAGKAGVSATIGSTAAVAALKSFGAKRISVLTPHQPSGDEIVRTYLTEAGFEVVKLVGLKCASPWAIAEVPPETARTHLQDLNGDNVDAILQVGTNLANATTAAEAERWFGKPVLCLNVVSYWRALRTCGVQDRVFGYGRILEEF